The genomic segment AAAGCTTTCAGCCGTGTATCCTGATAGGTTCTTCTAATTCTGATGTCCGTAATGTTCATAATATGACTACTCCTTTGTTGTGATGTGGGTATGCTAGAAACCGCATTCGCTATCCTTATTATTTTTCAAAAAACTCGATGTTATACAATTTGATACAAATATTGTAAGAAAGTTGTTTATTTTATGAACCGTTTGACCTATAATAGAGTAGTATAATTAGGGTAATCTATTAATAATTATCGCTTTTAATGAAAATATAGGTCAGGAGTGCATACTATGACAATTATTGATGAAAACATTCTTGAGGGTAAAAAGCATGTACATTTTATCGGCATCGGCGGATCTGGCATGTTTCCGTTGGTGCAAATTTTACATGCAGAAGGTTACTACATTACAGGCTCAGACAATAATGAAACAGATACAGTAAACTACGAGCGAGAGGTATTAGGTATCCCTGTTACTATCGGACAATATGCGCAAAATATTGAGGGAGCCGATTTAATTGTGTACACCTCCGCTATCCTTAAAGATAACGAAGAACTGGTTGCTGCTTTATCTTCAGGAGTACCATGTTTGGAACGTTCGCAGCTTCTTGGGCTCATTACAGGCAAATACAGCAATTGCATTTGTGTAAGCGGTACACACGGTAAAACAACCACCTCCGCTATGCTTACACAAATTGTGTTGGGCGCAGGATTGGACCCAACTGCTGTTATTGGCGGAAAACTGCCTGTAATTCATGGCAGCGGTCGGGTTGGCAAGTCTGATGTGATGGTATGTGAGGCATGTGAGTTCTGTGACCACTTTTTAATGCTCAATCCCGACATTTCCATTATCTTAAATATTGATGCAGATCATTTGGATTATTTTGGTACTTTGGATAATATTATTGCTTCTTTTCGTAAGTTTGCGCAGAAGACAACCAAACTCCTGATTGTAAACGGCGACAATAGTAACTCAATGAAAGCAGTAGAAGGACTAGACAAGCAACTGATTACATTTGGTTGGGAACCTATAAACGACTATTACCCTGCCAACATTCGTTATAATAAAGGCATCCACACAGAGTTTGATTTGATGTACCACGGAGAGCTTGTACAGCACATTGAACTAAAGGTACCCGGTAAACATAATATCCTAAACGCTACAGCTGCTTGCGCCGCTGCACTCTATGTAGGCGCCAAACCATGTGACCTGCACGAGCATCTTTGGGAATTTGGTGGCGCCGGGCGACGCTTTCAAGTAATGGGGAAAGTACGCGGTATTACCATTGTAGATGACTATGCACATCACCCGGCGGAACTGGAAGTTACGCTTCGCACAGCGAAGGAGATGGATTTTAACAAAGTTTGGGCGGTTTTTCAGCCTTTCACCTATTCGCGTACAGCACTGCTGCTTGATGATTTTGTAAGAGTTCTTTCTATTGCAGACAGAGTTGTCATGTCAGAAATTATGGGCAGCCGCGAGGTAAACACCTACAACATATACACCAAGGATTTGGCAGATAAAATAGACGGAAGTGTTTGGTATAATACTTTTGAGGAAATGGCAGATTATGTGATGAGCCATGCCGAAGATGGAGATTTGGTTATTACACTGGGTTGCGGTGATATAAATAAATGTGCTAAAATGATGGTTGAGGATTATGCTTTGAAATAAGCCTTCACAGGTATTCGCACCAAAAAAGGACACTTGCGTGTCCTTTTTTGTTACGGTTATGCCTATGTAGGCTGATGGTGGTTGTTGTCCTCAACACCCAATCCAAAGCTAACGGATAATGCTTTATCTACTTTTGTCATTGAGCCTCCGTCTAACTTGCCCATCCGCTCTTTTAAACGGCGCTTGTCTATGGTTCGTATCTGTTCTAAAAGCACTACCGAGTCACGCGCAAGCCCGCAGTTCTGACTTTCAAGCGGAATATGGGTTGGAAGCTTTGATTTTTCTTTTTGGCTAGTAATCGCAGCTGCAATAACAGTGGGGCTGTATTTGTTACCCACATCGTTTTGCACTATTAATACAGGACGCACACCGCCCTGCTCTGAGCCAACAACCGGGCTCAGGTCGGCATAGTAGATATCTCCACGTTTAACGGTCATCATAATCACTCCGAAATTTTTAACTTTGTTGATATTATTGTTGTCAGCAGCATCATCGATTAATCGCTGTTATAATTGTTTT from the Hydrogenoanaerobacterium saccharovorans genome contains:
- the murC gene encoding UDP-N-acetylmuramate--L-alanine ligase, whose amino-acid sequence is MTIIDENILEGKKHVHFIGIGGSGMFPLVQILHAEGYYITGSDNNETDTVNYEREVLGIPVTIGQYAQNIEGADLIVYTSAILKDNEELVAALSSGVPCLERSQLLGLITGKYSNCICVSGTHGKTTTSAMLTQIVLGAGLDPTAVIGGKLPVIHGSGRVGKSDVMVCEACEFCDHFLMLNPDISIILNIDADHLDYFGTLDNIIASFRKFAQKTTKLLIVNGDNSNSMKAVEGLDKQLITFGWEPINDYYPANIRYNKGIHTEFDLMYHGELVQHIELKVPGKHNILNATAACAAALYVGAKPCDLHEHLWEFGGAGRRFQVMGKVRGITIVDDYAHHPAELEVTLRTAKEMDFNKVWAVFQPFTYSRTALLLDDFVRVLSIADRVVMSEIMGSREVNTYNIYTKDLADKIDGSVWYNTFEEMADYVMSHAEDGDLVITLGCGDINKCAKMMVEDYALK
- a CDS encoding type II toxin-antitoxin system PemK/MazF family toxin gives rise to the protein MTVKRGDIYYADLSPVVGSEQGGVRPVLIVQNDVGNKYSPTVIAAAITSQKEKSKLPTHIPLESQNCGLARDSVVLLEQIRTIDKRRLKERMGKLDGGSMTKVDKALSVSFGLGVEDNNHHQPT